In Mangifera indica cultivar Alphonso chromosome 14, CATAS_Mindica_2.1, whole genome shotgun sequence, the DNA window CTACTAATCAGCAATTTGGCAAGAATGTgtgtaaaaaggaaaatattttgacaatggACCCGGCTACTATATCAAAAAGTTACATTTTGTTTCTAACAAAACAACTGTAACATATTCAAAGGAATCAAcaacataaaaaagtttaactGAATCCAAAATACTCTAGCACAGGATTGAattaacataatcaaaattaacaggAATTCTTGTATTTTTAAACTTACCACTGTTACCAGAAAGTCTTGGCATCGTGgtacaaattaaacaattatcCAGACAATTCAGATCAGAAAAATGATGAGAGAAGCAGAATTCTAGAGAAAGAACGAATTCAGAAAACCAGAGACAGAGGAGGAAGAAAAACAGTGAATTTCCCGTGCactttttcaaaactaattCCATTGATTACAAAATGCATTTTTAAAAGATTCTATCTGAAGCGTCTTAACTGCTACGCGTTCGCAAAATGTCCTCGTATAATCCCCTAGCatttttcaatgaaacaatttgTTTCCGTTGAATCAACCGTTGCCCAATTCTTCAAACGCAGTCGTTTCTTCAAACTCAGCGGATTCAAATCGCAATACATAAATGAAATTCTGAGAAGAAAGGCTGAGTTCGAGAGTTAGATGGAGATGGATGCCTTCAGAATTTTTGGCTTTATGAGTACCCAACGGTCAACTCATGAACCGATTTgagattttatgtttttctcaaGCAAGTCTAATAGACAACAATATCACAACAGCCCAATTTTTGTTCCAACAAAGTACCCCAACTTTCATTGTTAGTCATGAACcccccatatatatattatatgtattgcACTCAGCATAATAAATATCTATAAAGTATAGATAGACGGTTGTGTATGTTGATGCGGAAAATTGAACTACATAGTAATGTGTAGCTATCTGGAGATGATAAGTGAGATTTGTGATAAAATTGCATTGAAGAGGGCATGTGTGTGAGaaacacaaaacaataaaacaatgtttcgatccattattatgtttttactcttttttttataatatgttcGCCGAAACAATAATGAAGAGTGTTTATGTTAATTGAGTCTTACAGATTTTCAAAGGAATCTTAGACACAATTTAGAAAATATCTTTCTTGAAAGGagaataatcttaaaaaaataaatagaatttttctTACCATTGTCTCCCTCTTGGTTGGTTTACCTAAGTGGAGAGAACATTGTCATCATCTAAGGGCAAGTAGTGTTTGGAGGTTATCCTCAGTCTGTAtgttcatttaattaataaaatatgtgtataGTCAAGATCAATACATGTTAGAAATAGTTGAGTGTATCGCTATCGTTTTATATTGTGATACACATTATTTGATCGACTCaatcattttgtatttaatatgttaCTAAATTAGTATAGGCACTTCGCATTGAATTTGGCAAAGTGTCTATTCCATTGACTTGCATATCTCACTAAATGGTGGCAATAATCAAATCCGTCTTACTAGAAAAATATTTGCCCTTTTCACTGTTTATAGGTGCTAACCCACACCCATACCTTATTTTTTTGTCGGGAAATCtcatttttatcattcaaattattctttaaaatttattgtgacatcttttgaatattaatttcaGGCAGTTCCAAGAGCCCTGAACTTGGAAACATCCTGCTGAaattgtttcaatatttttttgtataaatcgAAAAAGTAATAACTTTTTGTTCTAAACTTATGaactctaatattttaaattaccgGACCAATCTTTGCCCCAGTCGAAGGCCCAGTTTTAGCTTTTTCAGATCTGATCAATTCAACTAACACTAGGAAAATAACACTgcataaatatacaaatattttataatataccGCAAGTAAAACTTGTTGTCTGATGGTGCTACCTATGTCTAGCAAATCAAGCTTGTTTGTGCAGTTCCACAAATGAAACTTCAAGCCTTAATATTTGCAACTTCAACTGTGAATTGATGCAGTTAACTAAGTTGAACTGCGGTTCCCTGTGGTCTAATGACTAGAGCAATTAGACCGTTCACTCAAAGCAGAATAGCCACCACATAGCCATTAGACTGCCACCCAGGCCAAACTGGCCACCGAGTCTTGGTCAAATCAATTGGGagaatattatatcaatatctTCAAACTTCGTTCGTTATAATGAATGTGTTTGCCagtaaattatcatatcattcatttgtaagaataatatgtatatatacttatCACCGGAGATTGGAGCCTCCGCCTATTAACCAGGCAGTGGTTCCCGTGTGCATCTCACTTTCTTGACTAAGTGGCTGATAGGTGATACTCCAAAACGGCTTCATTTGACCACATTCCAGACCAGATTTCTTTCAAAGATCTCCTATGTTGTGGAAGAGATTTCAAAGTTAATTCAGGCATATCAAACACTTCATTGTTCTCTATGTCAAGTGTTTTTTAGTTGTTGAAGGGTTATATTATGGTAGTGGATTGAACATGAAATATTTTCTCcagttaatcaaattttgaagaaataaaatGTAAGAGTCGTGTTATGTGAACAATTTTTTTGTACaactttatgtacaaataataacgtgtcatcaaatgattagataattaaaaattaaagataaaacaacacaatcatataataacacatcattatttatatacaaaaattatacacgtaatattattaaaaatataaaaggtcaataaaaaaataatgaaatctaaaAATGGAATTTTACATCTCATATTGAAAtcttatatgtaaaattttagctGACTTTCCCAGACCTCCTTAGGCATGTATCTTGGGAGATATTTGAATAATTCAGACATCTCCATAGACATTgtgtttaaacaaaaaaaaacctaattatCACAAAAAcctatttgaataatatttcaatGATCACAAAATAGTCTTAGAAAATATCATaccttttctaaaattttataaatgtgcCCTTCTCATGTTATCActtctttaaaaatatgtattgagAATAGTAAAATTACTTATACAAATTGAGATATATCATATTGCACAATATAaccatcatattatattatatcaattttttatttatcttaaaatacatatcatttttaacatatattgtataattaaaaaatacagaTAAAAGAACTCTTAAAGGGTCGAAGATTATTCGCAAAATATCTAGGATTCAAATGATATCCGTATAATATTCTACAATAAAATTATCCCTGATTTGCCCGATCCATAGTTAGGGGTCTAGACGATTGTGGGCTCTTGGGGTTTTTCAAAAGCGTGCTCcggtttataaaaaaaaggttatattACAATTCCCTCCCAAGGTTTTGAAAATAGCAAAAACACTCCTAACGTTAGTAGACTAGATGTCCTAGATCTGATTGATAGAGCCTATGAAAGTTCGGCTGGTCAAggtagaatttttattaatatttattagttttattacaAAGATGtgaaaaaaaccttttttcttatattaaaaaaacatataaaaaaaaacatttataaaaaaaattatataatgatatagaAATATTgtccaaattttagttaaagcTGAAACTCAGAGCTCTCTTCTGGCCTTAACCAACAGACTCTTTTAAGGTTTGTATGGAAATCATAGATcatgaacaaataaaaagaactaAAATCTATCAATATTGTGGGCATAGCTGATGTTTTTCACTCTGATCagataaaccaaaaaaaaggtCAAGCCATAACCAAATAAGTCCAGAACAAATGTAGAAATGGTACTGAATTTGTCATACAGGAGCCCATAAATATGGTAGATTGGGACCATTACGTTTAATAAGTATACTATAAATCCAATCCCTCCAGCTGACACATACAGAAAGGCTCTTTAACAAGGGGTGGACTTGAGTTTAACCAAGCTGAACAAGGGCCCATCTTAAACTTGGTTCGAATCCATAATGCCCAACTCGTATTTGAGCTTGaggtcgagctcgagctcatttGTGCTGATGTATCGTATCTTCTTAGGCCTACCACAAAGTGAGCAGTACCGCCAACTAAGGGTAAACAATGTCATCGGAGGGATGAGCTATGCTGCTAGGGGAGAGAACAGTGTTGTCAGATGGGCAAATCGATCCGAACTTGAGCCAAGCTGTTGAACTGAAGTTCCAGCTTGAGTTCAGCATGTTCAATCCGAATGTGGATTCAAGCCTGAGGCCAGCTGGGCTCAAAGCCACCCCTACCTTTCACCATCTTCCAAACAGCACTTAGTGCATCTAAAGCTGGACAGTAAATTTGCCATATTCAGAAGTCTCATTTTGGTGCATTTTCTGAGTTGAAATATAGTAAGCAATAACTCATCTTGCAATTACAGAACCTGATTATCATGGCCAGCTGAAATTTTTGCACTTCAAGGCTTCTGGCAGTAAGATTCTTTAGAATGTTGTTTCTTTACAGACTTCTGCTTGCCTTGCTCAGAAAATCATTGCGTATCTCAGCTGTACATATGATGGGTCCTATCTTTCTTCAGCATGTTTGAGTCTAAAGCTCAGTGTTTGCAAATGTGGACTACATATACAAATAGTGCCAAGCCACAGGGCTGCATAAGATGAACAAAAGCAAATTGTGGCACTCGCTCGAAAATCAAATTGCAAAATGGCCTTACTCCACATGATAAATAAAAGGATGATCACAACCTTCCTCAAAATTCTGGACATTCTGTAACCACAAAAGATAACACATTTTAGGGCGCACCTATGAACTACCAAAGTGTTACTTCatactatttaaattaaaatagtgtCATGGGCATTTTAACGTCCTAAGTatctttgaataaaaataatgtaatattttgtaaacttgattcataccttttctttgcttaaCCATTTTATGGTTGCATTAAGGTCACCTTGCCAAAACCCTTCATCTACTTCCTGATTTTGTCTAACTTTATTTAGCATTGGTGTCTCTAAGACTCCTGTAGAGAAAATCTTCATCTTGGGACATTCTATCACAAACAAATCTTCCAGAGATGGGAATGTGAAGGTGCTATTGCCAGAACAGAAACTTTCGAGACATTCTAAATTTTCAAGTGACAAAAACTTCAATTTTCTGAAAATAATCTCACGTTCTCCCACATCTACCTCACTTGCTATTATTTCTGTCATCATTTCACATCCTTCTATACTTATTTTTTCAAGTCTCACAAGACTTTTGGCTGTGGATGGTGCTAGAAGGCTTTTCAATCTTCTGCAACACCATAACTccaaaattgtaagattttggAAAGAAACTGAGGATGGCACCAGATTAATCAAATCATCACACCACCATACTTCCAGAATctcaagattttgaagaatagAATCTGTTTCAGATTCTTGTTCCCAGATGTACTTCAGATCAGGAAGTATCCACAACTTCAAACTTTTTATGCATTCAAGCATTGGAGTATGTCTCACAGCGTCTCCATTAGGGAATATCCCTCTGTATGAACTTGATCTTACTTCAAGCTTTTCCAGACAGCGAAATGTCTCAAGGATACCAAGTGGGAAATTTTCTGACCTATCATTCATGATCTCAAGCATTTTAAGATTGCGAAAAAGGTGATCTGGGAATTGGCCCTGGAAAATCATCGTAATTTCTTTGCCACTTAATTTCAATTCCTCCAAGTTGGTAACAACCTGAACACCAatcagaaaaaaataagttgGAGTTCCCTCAATTTCATAGAATATAGTAGTTATAGTGGTTTTGTTTAATACTTCACCAACAGAAAAAAGGGGAATAAGTAGAATTGATGGTATGACCGTGGACCAACTAATGTGGCAAAGTTTGAGCCAGGACCAGCCCAAACTTtacacaaaaatatgaaatgccTGAGAAAGATATGTGATTAGACTGTCCTAGTTCAATTTTCTCCACTGCCATATTGAGGATCAAAGGAAGAGACAAGAAAATTAGAATCTTACCACTTCCCTTGTTATCAAAtggattttcaaattaagtagACTTGATATCAGCCTATTCTGAAATATATTTCGATTGGATCAGAgcttttgaaatcaaaatttatcagTTCCATTATTAAACCTCCCAAACCAATAGGGAAAAAAAAGGATGCAACATATAACAAGCAACTGTATGAACCAAACCATTCATGAAGCAAA includes these proteins:
- the LOC123196474 gene encoding putative disease resistance protein At4g10780 isoform X2, with the protein product MAIIKKEALFLVEKVVTNLEELKLSGKEITMIFQGQFPDHLFRNLKMLEIMNDRSENFPLGILETFRCLEKLEVRSSSYRGIFPNGDAVRHTPMLECIKSLKLWILPDLKYIWEQESETDSILQNLEILEVWWCDDLINLVPSSVSFQNLTILELWCCRRLKSLLAPSTAKSLVRLEKISIEGCEMMTEIIASEVDVGEREIIFRKLKFLSLENLECLESFCSGNSTFTFPSLEDLFVIECPKMKIFSTGVLETPMLNKVRQNQEVDEGFWQGDLNATIKWLSKEKNVQNFEEGCDHPFIYHVE
- the LOC123196474 gene encoding uncharacterized protein LOC123196474 isoform X1, producing MPFFSGKVMFPNLEALELCAINCEKIWPCQPPVLLSFQNFTSLIVRGCDKLKHLFPSFVARSFVQLQHLEISNCRVLEDIVTQEDEAEFTKFVFPQATFLKLWDLPELRTFYRGRHTSEWPLLKRLELSGCDKVNIFTSEPFNFQEINEALLTIPVQEALFLVEKVVTNLEELKLSGKEITMIFQGQFPDHLFRNLKMLEIMNDRSENFPLGILETFRCLEKLEVRSSSYRGIFPNGDAVRHTPMLECIKSLKLWILPDLKYIWEQESETDSILQNLEILEVWWCDDLINLVPSSVSFQNLTILELWCCRRLKSLLAPSTAKSLVRLEKISIEGCEMMTEIIASEVDVGEREIIFRKLKFLSLENLECLESFCSGNSTFTFPSLEDLFVIECPKMKIFSTGVLETPMLNKVRQNQEVDEGFWQGDLNATIKWLSKEKNVQNFEEGCDHPFIYHVE